TGTTGAACCACTTTTTCGCCGCCCATGTGCCACGCCTCATGCAGCGGGAATTTCCCGGCATGTACCTCATCTTCGCCGGCGGCGATGACCTCTTTGCCCTGGGGCCGTGGTCCGAGGCCGTGCGTTTTGCCCAACGTCTGCGTAGTGACTTCGGCAGATTCACTGGCAACAATCCCGCCTTGACCTTTTCAGCGGGCCTTCCGGTGTTCAAGCCCCGCCTGCCCATGCGTGCCCTGCGCCATGCTGCCGAGGAGGCGCTGAAGGCTTCCAAGGATCAGCCCGGCAAAAACGCGGCCACGCTTTTTGGCGTCACTGCGGAATGGCCCGTGTTCCACCGCCTTTGTGAGGATGGTCAATGGCTGGAAGAACTGTGCCTGACAGGTGCTGTCACACAGGGCTTTGTCCGCCGCATGCTGGGCTATGCGCGCGCCTGCGGCGAATTTAATCAGGGCGACATGCGTAAGGGGCTCTATCTTGCGCACATGGCGTATGATATGGCGCGCAACTGTGACCGCAGCAAAGTGTCGCCGCAGGACCGTGAACGTCTGCAGCGCATGGGGCAAGACAAGAAGGAATTCCCTTGCAAGGAGATGTCCATCACATGGGCACTGTACCGCACCCGCATCACAGGAGAGAGGAACACAGTATGATTGACTATTACATGGATAAAGACAAGCAGGAGCTAAACCCAATATGGGTGGACGAGAAGGCCCGTGAGGCTGCGGAATCATTTTTCAGCGAGCAGGGCGCGCTTAAATCTTCGCAACTGCGCAAATTCTATACGAACGTGAAATCACTGGAGCGCCAGTATCAGGCGGCCCAGGGCGAGAAGAAAATCGCCTTTGCACGAATTCTGCCCATGATCAAGCTGCTCAAGGCCAAGTCGGAATATGCGCTCAAGCGCAAGGTCGTGCCTGAAAGCTTCAAGACGTGGCTTTGGAAGAATGTGGACAGCGTTAAGGATGCATCTGATTTCAAGGCCTTTCTGCTGCACTTCGAGGCAGTTGTCGGCTTCAGCGCCCAATATACCAAAGACTGACATCCCGGAGGAAACCATGCAGTTGCAATCCATCCGCACTCTTACGGGCCGAATCCGTCTGCACACCGGCCTGCACATCGGCGCGGGCAAGGACACGGTGGAAATCGGCGGCCTCGACCAGCCTATTGTCAAAGACCCGCTCACCGGCGCGCCCTATATTCCCGGTTCGTCAATCAAGGGCAAGATGCGTTCCCTGTTGGAGGTGGGCATTGTCATGGGCATGAGCGAAGACACCAGAAAATTTGTTCTCGACGGCAAGCCCTGCGGATGCGGAAGGCCTACCTGCCCAATATGCAGGCTTTTCGGCGCGCATAATGATCCGAGCAAATGTGATCCAAAGCTCGGTCCCACGCGTCTGCTGGTGCGCGATGCCATGCTCTGCAAGGAGGATGGGGAGCGTTTCGCGGCCGGGGATTTGCCCATGGAGATCAAGAACGAAAACACCATCCATCGGGTCAACGGCACGGCCGGAAATCCCCGGCCGCTGGAGCGTGTGCCCGCGGGTGTGGTTTTTGATCTGAACATCGTCCTTAAGGTCTTTGAGGGCGATGATCCTGACAATCTGGCGCAGTGGCTCTTCAAGGGGCTCAGGCTCATTGAGATGGATGCTCTTGGGGGCGGCTCTTCGCGCGGCAGCGGCCAGGTCGTGTTCGAGAATATCATCCTGGACGGGAAGCCCATCGACCTCAGCACCATTAACGTCCTCTAACCGGAGGCACCCATGCAGCTTCTGCGCTACATCGTGCGTCCGCTTTCCCCGTGGGGCACACCCCTGCGCAGCGACACGCTGTGCGGCCTCTTGCTTTGGCGCTTGGCAGAGCGTTACGGCTCCGCTGCCTGCCGTGCGGCCATTGCCGCCTTCCGTGCAGGCGAACCGCCCTTTGTCCTGTCCTCCGCGTTGACTCTGGGCATGGTGAGCAGCCCATGCCTGCCCCCGGCGCCGCGTGCGCTGTTTCGGCAGTGGGTTAACACCGGGGAATTTCGTGATGCGGGTGGCAAAGCCATCTCGCTCTTTGAGGCACTGCAGGCCTACAAACGTTTCCGCAAAACGGCGCACCTGCCGGTGGAGGTGTGGGCGCGACACGCCCCGTCACTGTCGCTGCGGCCCTTGCTTGCCTGGTTCTGCCAATGGAGTGCGAAAAAAGATTCGCCGAAAACTGGCGAAAGTGTGGAGCCGCATGTTTCCATTGACAGGCGGAGTGCCACGGCAGCTGAGGGCGGCCTGTTTTTCAACCGGCTTACCTGGTTTGCCGAAGGGGCGCCCTTCCATCTGTATGCGCGCGCCGCCGACCCAACGGCCCTGCTTGAACTGCTGCGCGAGGCCGGCGACCTGGGCTTTGGCAAAGACGCTTCCACGGGCAAAGGACGTTTCGCCGTGGAGCCGGACAATGCCTTCGACCCGGCACCGCTGGAAAATGACGGCCCGCATGCCATGCTCTGCTCTGTCTGCGCCAGCATGGACATGTCCTGCGTGGATGG
The genomic region above belongs to Desulfovibrio legallii and contains:
- the csm3 gene encoding type III-A CRISPR-associated RAMP protein Csm3 — its product is MQLQSIRTLTGRIRLHTGLHIGAGKDTVEIGGLDQPIVKDPLTGAPYIPGSSIKGKMRSLLEVGIVMGMSEDTRKFVLDGKPCGCGRPTCPICRLFGAHNDPSKCDPKLGPTRLLVRDAMLCKEDGERFAAGDLPMEIKNENTIHRVNGTAGNPRPLERVPAGVVFDLNIVLKVFEGDDPDNLAQWLFKGLRLIEMDALGGGSSRGSGQVVFENIILDGKPIDLSTINVL
- the csm4 gene encoding type III-A CRISPR-associated RAMP protein Csm4, which produces MQLLRYIVRPLSPWGTPLRSDTLCGLLLWRLAERYGSAACRAAIAAFRAGEPPFVLSSALTLGMVSSPCLPPAPRALFRQWVNTGEFRDAGGKAISLFEALQAYKRFRKTAHLPVEVWARHAPSLSLRPLLAWFCQWSAKKDSPKTGESVEPHVSIDRRSATAAEGGLFFNRLTWFAEGAPFHLYARAADPTALLELLREAGDLGFGKDASTGKGRFAVEPDNAFDPAPLENDGPHAMLCSVCASMDMSCVDGWYSVATKRGKAGPGLASPHKAPMLLLQEGSVLRRLPAGPYLLEGIHADPAIVQVTPPLTLPCRIAEEASHV
- the csm2 gene encoding type III-A CRISPR-associated protein Csm2 — its product is MIDYYMDKDKQELNPIWVDEKAREAAESFFSEQGALKSSQLRKFYTNVKSLERQYQAAQGEKKIAFARILPMIKLLKAKSEYALKRKVVPESFKTWLWKNVDSVKDASDFKAFLLHFEAVVGFSAQYTKD